From Brachionichthys hirsutus isolate HB-005 chromosome 16, CSIRO-AGI_Bhir_v1, whole genome shotgun sequence, a single genomic window includes:
- the dus1l gene encoding tRNA-dihydrouridine(16/17) synthase [NAD(P)(+)]-like: MRKTFPSGLDKERNVVPSAAMAKLQGFEFWRRTLKGARFVVAPMVDQSELAWRLLSRRHGAQLCYTPMLHAQVFVRDANYRRENLYSEVCEEDRPLIAQFCANDPDVFIQAAQLAQDYCDAIDLNLGCPQMIAKRGHYGVYLQDEWELLEKMIRLADAKLSVPITCKIRVFEEVEKTVRYAQMLERAGCQLLTVHGRTKDQKGAVTGIASWEHIKAVRAAVSIPVFANGNIQHLSDVERCIQETGVQGVMSAEGNLHNPALFEGCSPPVWEMAEEYLELVKQHPPCSLSYIRAHLFKLWHHTLQIHQDLREDLAKVKTVNALADVSKQLRLRCQVEISEGREVEEESSVLPFPHWICQPYVRPAPKEPVTNGNSQGSGVKKTTCQKRALEDSDGTADTLSKNKQKKRSRNPNKNFCPEQKPKYIKCEECGNPKGNKCVFNLCRGCCKKKAFKEVADCPSHGLRFKTKAEKQKAQLEVKEQEEQEEEKEEKEQNEEEERRSSASGPAAALSRTASTAEP; the protein is encoded by the exons ATGAGGAAGACTTTTCCGTCAGGTCTTGATAAAGAACGGAACGTTGTGCCGTCGGCGGCGATGGCCAAGCTGCAGGGCTTTGAGTTCTGGAGGCGGACCCTGAAGGGGGCCCGCTTCGTGGTGGCTCCGATGGTCGATCAGAGCGAGCTGGCCTGGAGGCTGCTGAGCCGGCGCCACGGCGCTCAGCTCTGCTACACCCCGATGCTGCACGCCCAGGTGTTCGTCCGGGACGCGAACTACAGGAGAGAGAACCTCTACAGCGAGGTGTGTGAGGAGGACAGACCTCTGATCGCGCAG TTCTGTGCCAATGACCCAGACGTGTTCATCCAGGCAGCCCAGCTGGCCCAGGACTACTGCGACGCGATCGACCTCAACCTGGGCTGTCCGCAAATGATAGCGAAGAGAG GACACTACGGCGTTTACCTCCAGGATGAGTGGGAGctgttggagaaaatga tcaggTTAGCCGACGCAAAGCTCTCGGTGCCCATCACGTGTAAGATCCGAGTGtttgaggaggtggagaagacgGTCCGCTACGCCCAGATGTTGGAGCGCGCCGGATGTCAG TTACTGACGGTGCACGGCAGAACCAAAGACCAGAAAGGAGCCGTGACGGGCATCGCTAGCTGGGAGCACATCAAGGCGGTGCG GGCGGCTGTAAGTATTCCAGTGTTCGCCAATGGCAACATCCAGCATCTGAGTGACGTGGAGCGCTGCATCCAAGAGACGGGCGTCCAGGGAGTGATGAGTGCAG AGGGGAACCTCCACAACCCAGCGCTGTTTGAGGGCTGCAGCCCCCCAGTGTGGGAGATGGCAGAGGAATACCTTGAGCTGGTCAAGCAGCAccccccctgcagcctgtcCTACATACGAGCCCACCTCTTCAAACTGTGGCACCACAC gctaCAAATTCACCAGGACCTGAGGGAAGACTTGGCCAAAGTGAAGACCGTCAACGCTTTAGCTGATGTCAGCAAACAGCTGCGGTTGCGTTGCCAG GTGGAAATATCTGAAGGGAGGGAAGTGGAAGAGGAAAGCAGCGTCCTGCCGTTCCCTCACTGGATCTGCCAGCCGTACGTCAGGCCAGC GCCGAAGGAGCCCGTCACCAACGGTAACAGCCAGGGTTCAGGGGTGAAGAAGACAACGTGTCAGAAGAGGGCGCTGGAGGACTCCGATGGAACGGCTGACACGctgtccaaaaacaaacagaagaagagatcCCGAAACCCCAACAAGAACTTCTGTCCGGAGCAGAAAC CCAAGTACATCAAATGTGAGGAGTGTGGGAACCCGAAG GGAAACAAATGTGTCTTCAACCTGTGTCGAGGCTGCTGTAAGAAGAAGGCCTTCAAAGAGGTGGCGGACTGTCCAA GCCATGGACTGAGGTTCAAGACCAAAGCAGAGAAGCAGAAAGCTCagctggaggtgaaggagcaggaggagcaggaggaggagaaggaggagaaggagcagaacgaggaggaggagcggcggtCCTCAGCCTCCGGCCCGGCTGCCGCTCTGAGCAGGACTGCATCTACCGCTGAACCCTGA
- the LOC137906062 gene encoding tryptase-2-like has protein sequence MAVCRSVTVLVLIHNIGGLLAAEVKSAIVGGQNAPIGGWPWMVHLNITSYDHEKWRCGGAILSDEWVLTAANCWDTRRKAKVARSMAWVGTSDLQKASVRYMGILYVVSHPHYKAQGGGYVNDIALVRLKKKLRFSERVGPVGLPSGSDAFGSSSECWITGWGDIGTGVPLPDPEPLQQLRIPIIPRSECREAYPDLTADVLCAGDMAGGKDACKGDYGGPLVCRAARGFVQAGIMSYGSERGCGLPGQPGVYTQVSSYLRFINDYVHQGEEASAEV, from the exons ATGGCTGTCTGCAGGTCCGTCAcggttctggtgctgatccacaACATCGGGG GTTTGCTTGCTGCTGAGGTGAAGAGCGCCATAGTGGGGGGGCAGAATGCTCCGATAGGCGGCTGGCCCTGGATGGTCCACCTGAACATCACATCTTATGATCATGAGAAGTGGCGCTGTGGAGGCGCCATCCTCAGCGACGAGTGGGTGCTGACTGCTGCGAACTGCTGGGACAC GCGACGTAAGGCGAAGGTGGCCAGATCGATGGCTTGGGTGGGAACCAgcgacctccagaaggcctctGTGCGCTACATGGGTATACTCTATGTCGTCTCTCACCCACACTACAAGGCCCAGGGCGGCGGCTACGTCAACGACATCGCCCTTGTGCGGTTGAAGAAGAAGCTCAGGTTCTCAGAGCGAGTCGGCCCGGTGGGTCTGCCCAGCGGCAGCGACGCCTTTGGGTCATCGTCTGAGTGTTGGATCACCGGCTGGGGGGACATCGGGACCGGTG TCCCACTGCCAGATCCAGAGCCCCTCCAGCAGCTGAGGATTCCCATCATCCCTCGGAGCGAGTGTCGGGAGGCGTACCCCGATCTGACCGCCGACGTGTTGTGTGCAGGAGACATGGCTGGAGGGAAGGACGCCTGCAAA GGGGACTACGGCGGCCCGCTGGTGTGCCGTGCAGCCCGCGGCTTCGTGCAGGCGGGCATCATGAGTTACGGGAGCGAACGCGGCTGCGGCCTCCCGGGCCAGCCCGGGGTCTACACCCAGGTCTCCAGCTACCTGCGCTTCATCAACGACTACGTCCACCAGGGGGAGGAAGCCTCTGCCGAGGTCTAG
- the cln3 gene encoding battenin: protein MERPASVNADPVPRDGPERFTQWRNWIGFWLLGLCNNFPYVIMLSAAYDILKKQESGNATASVRGRRAQERQNNNSSNSSSLYDCNPVTTGAVLLADILPSLCIKLFFPFLILKVPYGIRVLLSSAATTASFLLVSFSSAVWMSILGVSFASFGSGLGEQSFLSLSVYFSRDVLGGWGSGTGGAGVAGALLYSVLTQAGLSPQTSLLFMLVFPLALLISYFVMLVPPPSFHQWTVASRVYEAVGSEEGRHLMDGAEDEEWEKTATEVRNAGPLTLTEMLHTLKGLMSFVVPLLLVYFAEYFINQGLMELLYFPGSFLSHAEQYRWYQLLYQIGVFVSRSSLCCVKIRKVFLFSMLQVVNAVLLLLAVRYQFLPNAWVVFPIIFYEGLLGGASYVNIFYFISKESEDRHREFSLAAASVGDSLGIALAALASFPVHRYFCSL from the exons aTGGAGCGGCCCGCCAGCGTTAACGCAGATCCGGTCCCCCGCGACGGCCCAG AGCGCTTCACGCAGTGGCGCAACTGGATTGGGTTCTG GCTCCTCGGCTTGTGCAACAACTTTCCCTACGTGATCATGCTGAGCGCCGCCTATGATATCCTCAAGAAGCAAGAGTCCGGGAACGCCACAGCATCGGTAAGAGGCAGGCGTGCACAGGAGCGGCAGAA caacaacagcagcaacagcagcagcctctACGACTGCAACCCTGTCACTACTGGG gcTGTGCTGTTAGCCGACATCCTCCCGTCGCTCTGCATCAAgctgttttttccttttctgatcCTCAAGGTGCCTTATGG gatcCGAGTGTTGCTGAGCAGCGCTGCGACAACAGCGAGTTTCCTCCTGGTGTCTTTCTCCTCGGCCGTGTGGATGAGCATTCTGG GTGTGTCCTTTGCCAGTTTTGGGTCTGGGCTGGGGGAACagtccttcctctccctcagtGTCTACTTTAGCAG GGACGTCCTGGGAGGGTGGGGCTCAGGAACCGGCGGGGCCGGTGTTGCTGGAGCTCTGCTCTACTCCGTCCTCACACAAGCCGGCCTGTCGCCCCAGACTTCACTTCTCTTCATGCTGGTGTTCCCCTTGGCTTTGCTGATCAG CTACTTCGTCATGTTGGTCCCTCCACCGTCGTTCCATCAGTGGACGGTGGCGAGTCGCGTGTATGAAGCCGTGGGCTCGGAGGAAGGACGCCACCTGATGGACGGGGCAGAAGACGAGGAGTGGGAGAAAACAGCCACAG AGGTCAGGAATGCAGGCCCCCTCACCCTGACGGAGATGCTGCACACCCTGAAG GGGTTGATGAGCTTCGTGGTCCCCTTGCTGCTGGTCTACTTTGCTGAATACTTCATCAACCAGGGCTTG atgGAGCTCCTGTATTTTCCCGGTTCCTTCTTGTCCCATGCAGAGCAGTACCGCTG GTACCAGCTGCTGTACCAGatcggtgtgtttgtgtctcgaTCCTCCCTCTGCTGTGTGAAGATCCGGAAGGTGTTTCTTTTCTCCATGCTacag GTGGTGAAtgccgtgctgctgctgctggcggtgCGATACCAGTTCCTGCCCAATGCCTGGGTGGTGTTTCCCATCATCTTCTACGAGGGGCTGCTGGGCGGAGCCTCCTACGTCAACATATTTTACTTCATCAGTAAGGAG agtgaggacagacacagggagttCTCCTTGGCTGCTGCCAGTGTAGGAGACAGTCTGGGCATCGCTCTGGCAGCACTCGCCTCCTTCCCTGTGCACAGATACTTCTGCTCGCTCTGA